The Brasilonema sennae CENA114 genome includes a region encoding these proteins:
- a CDS encoding sensor histidine kinase has translation MQDFSQLLSLKVNAIAQNWVEIVAQDRQIKSTENLSRTAIQDHIPHVLAALVTVLAQTEQSDVRTIVEASLQHGLERAEQGFDPTEVVREYHLLRVTIISHLRPELSQGTAEEVLRAVSLINTVVDEAIAQCFKSYVKQRFQELEKLQNHLTLTVEELRRLVLSSQDHMSLLAHELKTPLNSIIGYSELFLRQQRSSQQQIRDTIPSVEHIERVVRNAHQLLHLINDALELSRYETGNMQLHLASTDVRSVINIVIETMQPLADAQALELVLLCDDLPKQVITDPLRLQQILTNLISNAIRYTQTGSIAIECHNIESSQWMFAVTDTGIGIPPEDQERIFEPFARAQHSHRPHPPNSTGLGLAIVTRLVKLLQGKITVKSLVGVGSTFTVILPLEVRT, from the coding sequence ATGCAAGATTTTAGTCAATTGCTGTCCCTTAAAGTTAACGCAATCGCACAAAATTGGGTGGAAATTGTAGCCCAAGATAGACAAATCAAAAGTACCGAAAACCTTTCACGCACAGCAATTCAAGATCATATTCCTCATGTTCTTGCTGCTTTGGTGACAGTGCTGGCTCAAACTGAACAGAGTGATGTCAGGACAATTGTAGAAGCGAGTTTGCAACATGGTCTTGAGAGAGCAGAACAAGGCTTTGATCCCACGGAGGTTGTACGAGAATATCACCTGCTGCGCGTAACTATCATTTCTCATTTGCGTCCTGAATTGTCGCAAGGAACGGCTGAAGAGGTTTTACGGGCGGTGTCACTAATTAATACAGTTGTAGATGAAGCAATCGCCCAATGCTTTAAAAGTTATGTTAAACAGCGTTTCCAAGAACTGGAGAAATTACAAAACCATTTAACTTTAACTGTAGAAGAATTGAGGCGGTTAGTTCTTAGTAGCCAAGATCACATGAGCCTGCTAGCACATGAACTGAAAACACCGCTGAACTCAATCATTGGCTATTCAGAATTATTCTTGCGTCAACAGCGCTCCTCTCAGCAACAAATAAGAGATACTATTCCCAGTGTAGAACACATTGAGCGTGTAGTGCGCAATGCTCATCAGTTGCTTCACCTAATTAATGATGCCTTAGAGCTTTCTCGGTATGAAACGGGCAACATGCAGTTGCACTTAGCATCTACAGATGTGCGTTCTGTGATTAATATAGTTATCGAAACTATGCAGCCCTTAGCTGATGCGCAGGCATTAGAACTTGTACTGCTTTGTGATGATTTACCAAAACAAGTGATCACAGATCCGTTACGACTGCAACAGATTTTGACAAATTTAATTAGCAATGCTATTCGTTACACGCAAACAGGTAGCATTGCGATTGAGTGTCACAATATAGAGAGCAGTCAGTGGATGTTTGCAGTGACTGATACAGGAATTGGTATTCCTCCTGAAGATCAAGAGCGCATTTTTGAGCCATTTGCTCGCGCTCAACACTCCCACAGACCTCATCCCCCCAATAGCACAGGCTTAGGACTAGCCATAGTTACACGACTTGTAAAGTTATTGCAAGGCAAAATCACTGTCAAATCTCTAGTAGGAGTTGGTTCCACTTTTACAGTCATTCTACCATTGGAAGTAAGAACTTAG
- a CDS encoding CAAD domain-containing protein, which produces MDSELQQAEYTDAKIKEGIKALEASEPGTLAMLPPATETEEELQQFGGQISTFLAELPEYLGRFVNEYKLPVISFALLVVTVTLLRLILAVLDAINDIPLLSPLLELTGIGYTIWFTFRYLLKGPTRQELGAKVDSIKKEIIG; this is translated from the coding sequence ATGGACAGCGAATTACAACAAGCTGAATACACTGATGCCAAGATAAAAGAAGGCATCAAAGCACTTGAAGCTTCAGAACCAGGAACTTTGGCAATGCTACCACCTGCGACTGAAACTGAAGAGGAATTGCAGCAGTTTGGTGGACAAATTTCTACCTTTTTGGCAGAACTACCCGAATACTTAGGTAGGTTTGTCAACGAATATAAGCTACCAGTTATTAGCTTTGCTTTACTTGTAGTGACGGTGACTCTACTCAGGCTAATATTGGCGGTGCTAGATGCAATCAATGATATTCCGCTCCTAAGTCCGCTGCTGGAGTTAACAGGGATTGGTTACACAATTTGGTTTACTTTCCGCTATTTACTCAAAGGTCCTACTCGGCAAGAATTAGGTGCAAAAGTGGACTCAATCAAAAAAGAAATTATCGGCTGA
- a CDS encoding MFS transporter, whose product MFKSVEMTLGLLWNQLGAVPIPANPELVNPEQAALVFCDPKFLVALVTGVLMAFAFQLLLTNFSIAVGISSLGTGDGSDDSEGLGGTIRKVETAAGLWAVVTATIALFGASFLAVKLSLVESALIGGIIGVVIWSTYFSLITWFGSTAVGSLIGSVVSTATSGFQGLVGTATTAVGANVAKNQMVSTAEEITAAVRRELTSGFDADSIKNTVQKSLAGVQSPQLDIKEIRSQFDKLLKDADLESVADSDLLKNIDSQTFVDLISSRTDFSKEDANQLVDQLQGAWNQAAQGQNPTEQVINLLNSATPEELKPEQLSQQLQQLASVAASNINPTGGIVKQGVEIGLGAALPAVLKKVDFSQIDIEKIKPLLQQLGGKVKEIDVDKITAQLQKLKDQATEQAGQLGSSVGSKSPSSQSNTIKADVEEYIQNSLPWHFNPLTIKDEFKQVIFDDNANPGTVKRELEELNLEYFANLLSQREDISEAKVKEIAEQMESIRTEVLETVNQADATEKSQNLRTRLEDYLRSTGKAELNPEGIEQDLTKLLEDPEAGVEDLSQRFSDIDRDSLVKLLAGREDINEEEANNIVGQLERTRDNVLNRAKELQEQAKAKADELRQKVEEYLRNTNKEELNPEGIKRDFGTLLEDPQAGFEALKGRFSQFDRDTLVKLLSQRQDLSEEQINQNIDSLLAVRDNVLQAPQKVAGKAKEQYEQTTTAIGEYLRNTNLEELNPEGIQQDLQKLLADPKDGANALRDRLSQVDRETLVKLLTQRGDLSEEQVNRTIDSLQQGIDQIVKAPQRLAKRTTQKVQDFEANLENYLRNTNKDELNPEGIKRDLQLLLSSPRAGVGTLSDRLAKFDRSTIVALLSGREDISEEEANRIVDQIESVRNSVVEQYEQVQQKVQSVIDGATLKVRDYLNSLERPELNYESIQQDFATLFDDPQAGFESLRDRLGQFDRETLVAVLSSREDISEEQANQIIERIEGTRDKVLHQAERIQKETQKRLNAVKEQAQKQAVETKKAVAGAAWWLFNTAFLSLVASAIAGVIAVKGLSFLG is encoded by the coding sequence ATGTTTAAAAGTGTGGAAATGACGTTGGGTTTGCTGTGGAACCAACTTGGAGCAGTACCAATCCCAGCAAATCCGGAACTTGTAAATCCAGAACAGGCTGCGCTTGTCTTTTGTGATCCTAAATTTTTAGTCGCATTAGTGACTGGTGTATTGATGGCATTTGCCTTTCAATTACTATTAACAAACTTCTCCATAGCTGTGGGAATATCATCTTTAGGAACAGGTGATGGTTCTGATGATTCAGAAGGCTTGGGTGGAACAATTCGTAAAGTTGAAACAGCCGCAGGTCTTTGGGCGGTTGTTACCGCAACCATTGCATTATTCGGTGCTTCTTTTCTGGCAGTCAAACTAAGCTTGGTTGAAAGTGCGCTTATAGGAGGGATAATTGGTGTAGTCATCTGGTCTACCTACTTCTCCTTAATAACTTGGTTTGGTTCAACAGCAGTAGGTTCCTTAATTGGTTCTGTTGTCAGCACTGCGACTTCTGGCTTCCAAGGACTCGTGGGTACAGCAACTACAGCTGTTGGCGCTAATGTTGCTAAAAATCAAATGGTTTCTACTGCTGAGGAAATTACCGCAGCCGTCCGCCGCGAACTCACATCAGGTTTTGATGCTGATAGTATCAAAAACACAGTGCAAAAATCTTTAGCTGGTGTGCAATCACCCCAGTTGGATATCAAAGAAATTCGCTCTCAGTTTGACAAGCTGCTCAAAGACGCAGATTTGGAATCAGTTGCTGATAGTGACTTGCTAAAAAATATCGATAGCCAGACTTTTGTCGATTTAATTAGTAGTCGCACAGACTTCTCTAAAGAAGATGCCAATCAGCTTGTAGATCAATTGCAAGGTGCTTGGAACCAAGCTGCTCAAGGGCAAAATCCCACAGAACAAGTTATTAATTTACTTAACTCTGCCACTCCGGAAGAATTGAAGCCAGAGCAATTAAGTCAACAGCTACAGCAATTAGCCTCAGTCGCTGCAAGCAATATTAACCCCACCGGCGGGATAGTGAAGCAAGGTGTAGAAATTGGTTTGGGTGCTGCTTTACCAGCAGTTTTGAAAAAGGTAGACTTCTCGCAGATAGACATTGAGAAAATTAAACCCCTGCTACAACAGCTAGGAGGAAAAGTTAAGGAAATAGATGTTGATAAAATTACAGCACAACTGCAAAAGCTTAAAGACCAAGCAACAGAGCAAGCTGGTCAGTTGGGTAGTTCTGTAGGTAGTAAATCGCCTTCCTCTCAATCCAACACTATCAAGGCAGATGTAGAAGAATACATACAAAACTCTTTACCTTGGCATTTTAACCCTCTGACAATCAAAGATGAATTCAAACAAGTCATCTTTGACGACAACGCTAACCCCGGAACTGTAAAACGGGAGTTGGAGGAACTCAACTTAGAGTATTTCGCCAACTTGCTATCGCAGCGAGAAGACATCAGCGAAGCAAAAGTCAAAGAAATTGCTGAGCAGATGGAAAGCATTCGCACCGAAGTTTTAGAAACTGTTAACCAAGCGGACGCGACAGAAAAATCCCAAAACCTCCGCACTCGCTTAGAAGACTACCTGCGTTCGACTGGTAAAGCAGAACTTAACCCAGAAGGTATTGAGCAAGACTTGACAAAGCTGCTGGAAGATCCAGAAGCTGGTGTTGAAGATTTGAGTCAACGATTTTCAGATATTGACCGTGATAGCTTGGTGAAGCTGCTGGCTGGACGCGAAGATATTAACGAAGAGGAAGCCAATAATATTGTTGGTCAACTCGAACGTACACGTGATAATGTCTTAAATCGGGCAAAAGAACTCCAGGAACAAGCCAAAGCGAAAGCTGATGAACTGCGGCAAAAAGTAGAAGAATATTTGCGCAATACGAACAAAGAAGAACTTAATCCAGAAGGTATCAAGCGTGATTTTGGAACTTTGCTAGAAGATCCCCAAGCAGGATTTGAGGCTTTAAAGGGAAGGTTCTCACAGTTTGACCGCGATACTTTAGTAAAATTATTAAGTCAGCGGCAAGATTTGAGCGAAGAACAGATAAACCAAAACATTGACTCTTTACTTGCAGTCCGGGACAATGTTTTGCAAGCACCTCAAAAAGTAGCGGGTAAAGCCAAAGAGCAGTACGAGCAAACTACAACCGCTATTGGTGAGTATCTCCGCAATACGAATCTGGAAGAACTCAATCCTGAAGGAATTCAGCAAGACTTGCAAAAATTACTCGCCGATCCTAAAGATGGTGCGAATGCATTACGCGATCGCCTGTCCCAAGTTGATCGCGAAACCTTAGTCAAACTCCTGACGCAACGAGGAGATTTGAGCGAAGAGCAAGTAAACCGTACTATCGACTCTTTGCAACAAGGAATTGATCAGATTGTCAAAGCGCCGCAACGCTTGGCAAAGCGTACGACTCAAAAGGTTCAGGACTTTGAAGCGAATCTGGAAAACTACCTGCGCAACACCAACAAAGACGAATTAAACCCCGAAGGAATCAAGCGCGATTTGCAATTGCTGCTATCTTCTCCTCGCGCTGGAGTCGGAACTTTAAGCGATCGCCTTGCCAAATTTGACCGTTCGACAATTGTAGCTTTGCTGTCTGGGCGCGAGGATATCTCAGAAGAGGAAGCCAACCGAATTGTAGACCAAATCGAGTCTGTGCGTAACTCTGTGGTTGAACAATATGAGCAAGTTCAGCAAAAAGTACAATCGGTGATTGACGGTGCCACGCTTAAAGTTCGCGACTATCTCAACTCACTCGAACGTCCCGAACTCAACTATGAAAGCATTCAGCAAGATTTTGCCACATTGTTTGACGATCCACAAGCAGGATTTGAGAGTTTGCGCGATCGCCTCGGTCAATTTGATCGTGAAACCCTAGTTGCTGTCTTGAGTTCGCGTGAGGATATTTCCGAAGAGCAAGCAAACCAAATTATCGAGCGAATTGAAGGGACGCGGGATAAGGTGTTACATCAAGCCGAACGCATCCAAAAGGAAACGCAAAAACGTCTCAATGCTGTTAAAGAGCAAGCTCAAAAGCAAGCAGTTGAAACTAAAAAAGCCGTTGCAGGTGCTGCTTGGTGGTTATTTAATACCGCTTTTCTTTCCTTAGTAGCTTCAGCAATAGCTGGAGTGATAGCTGTAAAAGGTCTAAGTTTCTTAGGTTAA